Proteins from one Hyperolius riggenbachi isolate aHypRig1 chromosome 4, aHypRig1.pri, whole genome shotgun sequence genomic window:
- the LOC137570589 gene encoding uncharacterized protein translates to SYARQNKEILLNLCEHKGIETVSGQTKEQLVCALEEHDEAERARASTSADAAHDTPEEESLPPQDVSGDDVLDDPPNTEMTSLEADLQLLGSAEPELRLKLILEHRQAEREIRQAEEGRAERQHQLELAKLQQQNRSAGPAEREGERVHRIPLDKFPAMDKDSDIDTFLQGFERTCRQYGVPREQWARYLTPGLRGKALEAFVSLPQEEETDFEAIKKAIIARYHLTPEVYRKRFRTVQRGPNDSYLDHACNLRTAFQQWVKGLSVETLDALQELMIKDQFLHTCPVEVRLFVLDREPKTVDEAAEMADSYTAHRAPESRRTTTPSWRGEQIAKPVSPSTQRRQAPLSPGFKQPDTRKCFVCDRVGHISTTCPERKREAPKSSEASNPSEVPTALCATRNATGYAENLQLVTVGGTVATGLRDTGAEVTLIHPQLVNPEQYIPGKMIAVRGIGGVTPAIPTALVHLDWGAGSGLKEVGVTDKIPTNVLLGTDLGRLVARYE, encoded by the coding sequence agctatgcaaggcaaaacaaagagatactactcaacctgtgtgagcacaaaggcatcgagacggtgagcggccagactaaggagcagttagtttgtgcgctcgaggagcatgatgaggcagaacgagcccgtgcttcaacgtcagcagatgcagctcacgacacgccagaggaggaatcgctcccgccacaggatgtgagtggagacgatgtcctggatgatccacctaacacggagatgacatctctggaagccgacctacagctactaggttcggctgagcccgaactgcgcctaaagctgattctggaacatcggcaagcagagagggaaatacgacaagcagaggagggaagagctgaacggcaacaccagctggagctggctaaacttcagcagcagaaccggtctgctggacccgcagaacgcgaaggtgagcgagtccacagaatccccctggataagttccccgctatggacaaggactctgacatagacactttcctacaggggtttgaaaggacttgtcggcagtatggggtgccccgtgagcagtgggcaagatacctcacaccagggctgagaggcaaggccctggaggcgtttgtgagtctcccccaggaggaagaaacagactttgaggcaattaagaaagccattattgcgcgataccacctcacgccagaagtgtatcgcaaacgtttcaggacagtgcagcgaggtcctaatgacagctacctggatcatgcttgcaacctgcgcactgccttccagcagtgggtaaaaggactgtcagtggaaactttagatgccctgcaggaactgatgataaaagaccagttcctccacacctgtcctgttgaggtccggctgtttgtgctggatcgagaaccaaagacagtggatgaggctgcggaaatggccgattcctacaccgcccatagagcacctgagtcccggaggactactacgcccagctggagaggagaacagattgctaaacctgtttcacccagcacccagaggaggcaagcaccgctgtctcctggattcaagcaacctgacactcggaaatgctttgtatgtgacagggtgggtcatatcagcacgacttgcccagagaggaagagggaggccccaaaatccagtgaggcctcaaaccccagtgaagtcccaacggctttgtgtgctaccaggaatgctactggctatgcagagaatctgcagcttgtcacggttgggggtacagttgccactgggctgagagacactggagcagaagtgactctcatacatccccagcttgtgaacccagagcagtacatacctgggaaaatgattgctgtcagaggaattgggggtgtcaccccagccatacccaccgccttggtccacctggattggggggccggcagtggactgaaagaagttggggtaactgacaaaatccccaccaacgttttgctgggtactgacctgggacggttagtagcccggtatgag